CGTTGATGAACACCATCGCGGGGGAGACGCACAATCTGATCACCAACGATGGGAGCCTGGCGGGAGGGGCTACTAGCCTCTCGGCTGGAGGCCAGCATGCAGTCCTCAACGGGGCAAGGCACAAGGACGAAGGGGCGCTGGCAGTGCAGTCAGCCAATGCGTCAATCGCGATGGGATCTGCCCTGCAGGCGTCTGCAACAAATTCACAGGCAACCACGGCGTCGGCGTCGTTGATTTCAGCAGCACCTGAAGCTTCAAAGAGCACTGTTCCACCAAGTACTAATGCATCTGATGTACCTGAATGTTCCCAACAGAGGGCTCAAAAAAAGGGTAAACCGTTCTGTTATCGTTGCCATACTAAAGGCCATACAATGTCAGTATGCAATGTGCCTTTGTGCTGTGAAATTTGTTTCGGAGAACATGTCACTAAAGCTTGCTCAAATTTGAAGAAAATGCATAATACCGCTATTCCCTGTGGTTATGCGGTCGAAGGCTTGGGTTTCTATTTTATCCCGGTTGCTGAAAATCCCAGAATAAATTTAGAGGAAAAATCGGCCGTGGTACGTGTTTTGGAAGGTTCCCTTACTGCTGATCAGCTGGCAGTGGAACTTGAAAAATTACTACCTGGCAAGAACAAGTGGGTGATTGAAGAGAGAGGCGCTGATGCCTATATCACTAATTTCTCATCCTCTGATTTATTGGATTGTGTGGTAAACTGGGGTCCGATGGATACAAAGACAGTGAAAGGAAAAATTCGTTTTGAGAAAGGGGTTGAAAATGATGTTTATAAGTATGAAATAGACAAGGTCTGGGTTCAGTTCCGTGGCCTACCAAAGGAGTTTCGGGAATTCCCTATCATTTGGGCGATTGGATCCACTTTAGGTGTTTCCCGAGCTGTAGACATGAAATTTACTAAGAAGTATGGCCGAGCAAGGTTAAAGGTAGCTGTGCTTGACCCCACTATCATCCCTAATCTTGTGGATATAGTGATCGGTGATTATGTTTATGAGCTACAATTTCGAGTTGAGGAAGGGATATCTGATGGTGAGCCTCAAGTCATTGACATGGACTCTACCATAGATGAAGACGATCCAAAGGAGGAAAAGAAAGAGGACCCAATGGATGAAGATGGTAAAAGAGAGGGACTAGCAGATGGGGATGCACCTAAGGAGCAGCAACCTCAACCTGGTAAGCACAATGGTGCAGCTCAAAAAGAAAAGGGTGCCGGTTCTGGGGTCCTTGAGAGCAAGGAAACAGGTGCACAATCAGCACCAGCTGTTGTCCAAGCAAATAAGAAACAGTATTGCTTTCCCAGTGCGAGTTAACAGAAGATGGAATAGGCCAGTGGAAGGCTAATGTGCTCAATGGTGGGACAGTGCCTCTGATCAGATCCAGCAAAAGAAATGCGAAGATGTTAGATCAAGACTCTCTTGAGAAGGCGTCCAAACTGAAAGCTCGTAAAAATTTGGATTCCTCTCCAGGCGAAGGTACTTTTCAGGGGAACTCACTGGCTTCGACAGTGGGCACagttgcagcgatgtgaagctTTACGGAATGAGCTGGTTTCAACGGGGCAGTATCTTGAGACGTCAGCCTTAAAGTTCTTCAGTTCCAGTGGATGGCTCTCGACTAGATTTATTACCTCTTCTTAACCAGCTTTATTCTGGCTTTTTTTGCTTTAAGTTACACCTTTCTTTAGTGGTGTGTTGGCCTGTGGGCAAAACTTTGTAATAATTGGCCTGATTCTATCTGTCgatagatgaagccggatataactatcctttatctaaaaaaaaatatatgtataATACTGAATACGATTTCTTTCACAAAGATTTTTGTAGTTCTCGTGTCTAAGCTGGCTATAAGCTTATGACCCATTTCTCTTCTCTTTCCTCTAACTTAACATTTAGTCTGCTTACAACCAGTTATTAGGGGCGAAGCTCCGTATTGAGCTTGCCTGGTGAACTGCCAATGCACCACAGTAAGAAAAAGTATTCCACTAACTAAACAATCTTTCACCAT
This window of the Sorghum bicolor cultivar BTx623 chromosome 7, Sorghum_bicolor_NCBIv3, whole genome shotgun sequence genome carries:
- the LOC110437326 gene encoding uncharacterized protein LOC110437326 — translated: MARTTTTSGVRLAGILTRAFDRAGRAYGEGIAGEDVTGEEDGHQEKTLPLSTPSPSSCSPQRRSYADVVRRGEEMAARGNDNGQFSRGGGGRHSGFNPGLRPGFNPGFGGRGRGCDFYPPRGRGRDHGGFGHDGGNQGFGRGAGTHGFGGGRGRGNWSNHGHHLHQTAATGQGAHAQPFPFQGAGQTALMNTIAGETHNLITNDGSLAGGATSLSAGGQHAVLNGARHKDEGALAVQSANASIAMGSALQASATNSQATTASASLISAAPEASKSTVPPSTNASDVPECSQQRAQKKGKPFCYRCHTKGHTMSVCNVPLCCEICFGEHVTKACSNLKKMHNTAIPCGYAVEGLGFYFIPVAENPRINLEEKSAVVRVLEGSLTADQLAVELEKLLPGKNKWVIEERGADAYITNFSSSDLLDCVVNWGPMDTKTVKGKIRFEKGVENDVYKYEIDKVWVQFRGLPKEFREFPIIWAIGSTLGVSRAVDMKFTKKYGRARLKVAVLDPTIIPNLVDIVIGDYVYELQFRVEEGISDGEPQVIDMDSTIDEDDPKEEKKEDPMDEDGKREGLADGDAPKEQQPQPGKHNGAAQKEKGAGSGVLESKETGAQSAPAVVQANKKQYCFPSAS